A stretch of Microtus pennsylvanicus isolate mMicPen1 chromosome 5, mMicPen1.hap1, whole genome shotgun sequence DNA encodes these proteins:
- the Prlhr gene encoding prolactin-releasing peptide receptor yields the protein MTSLPTGTPGDPDLFSGLPPADSTPGNQSAEASEGNGSVTVPRAAAVTPFQSLQLVHQLKGLIVMLYSIVVVVGLVGNCLLVLVIARVRRLHNVTNFLIGNLALSDVLMCAACVPLTLAYAFEPRGWVFGGGLCHLVFFLQPVTVYVSVFTLTTIALDRYVVLVHPLRRRISLKLSAYAVLGIWALSAVLALPAAVHTYHVELKPHDVRLCEEFWGSQERQRQLYAWGLLLGTYLLPLLAILLSYVRVSVKLRNRVVPGSVTQSQADWDRARRRRTFCLLVVVVVVFAVCWLPLHIFNLLRDLDPRAIDPYAFGLVQLLCHWLAMSSACYNPFIYAWLHDSFREELRKMLLSWPRKIVPHGQSMTVSVII from the coding sequence ATGACCTCACTGCCCACTGGAACCCCCGGGGACCCCGATTTGTTTTCTGGGCTGCCGCCAGCTGACTCCACTCCAGGCAACCAGAGCGCAGAGGCCTCAGAGGGCAACGGGTCGGTGACAGTCCCCCGCGCTGCAGCAGTCACGCCCTTCCAGAGCCTGCAGCTGGTGCACCAGCTGAAGGGGCTGATCGTGATGCTGTACAGCATTGTGGTGGTCGTGGGGCTGGTGGGCAATTGCCTGCTTGTGCTGGTGATCGCGCGCGTGCGCCGGCTGCACAATGTGACCAACTTCCTCATCGGCAACCTGGCCTTGTCCGACGTGCTCATGTGCGCCGCCTGCGTGCCTCTCACGCTGGCCTATGCCTTTGAGCCTCGCGGTTGGGTGTTCGGTGGAGGCCTGTGCCACTTGGTTTTCTTCCTGCAGCCGGTCACCGTCTACGTATCGGTGTTCACACTCACCACAATTGCTTTGGACCGCTATGTCGTTCTGGTGCATCCGCTACGTCGGCGCATCTCACTGAAGCTCAGCGCCTACGCTGTGCTGGGCATCTGGGCGCTATCCGCGGTGCTGGCGCTGCCGGCCGCAGTGCACACCTACCATGTGGAGCTCAAGCCCCACGACGTACGCCTGTGCGAGGAGTTCTGGGGCTCACAGGAGCGCCAGCGCCAGCTCTATGCCTGGGGGCTGCTGTTGGGCACCTATTTGCTCCCCCTGCTGGCCATCCTCCTGTCCTACGTCCGGGTGTCGGTGAAGCTGCGGAACCGCGTGGTGCCTGGCAGCGTGACCCAGAGCCAAGCTGACTGGGACCGAGCGCGTCGCCGCCGCACCTTCTgtctgctggtggtggtggtagtggtgtttgCTGTCTGCTGGCTGCCGCTGCACATCTTCAACCTGCTTCGGGACCTGGACCCCCGTGCCATCGACCCCTACGCTTTCGGACTGGTGCAGCTCCTCTGCCACTGGCTGGCCATGAGCTCTGCCTGCTACAACCCCTTCATCTACGCCTGGCTGCATGACAGCTTCAGAGAGGAGCTGCGCAAAATGCTGCTCTCCTGGCCTCGAAAAATTGTGCCCCATGGCCAGAGCATGACCGTCAGCGTGATCATCTGA